A stretch of Kyrpidia spormannii DNA encodes these proteins:
- the hisG gene encoding ATP phosphoribosyltransferase: MMEPLTIALSKGRILPQTVALFRRAGLEVPEDLDESRKLILPSADGRLQFILAKPVDVPTYVEYGAADLGVVGKDVLLEARRNLYELLDLGIGRCRMCLCGLPDLVWRTHRVASKYPHIAADYFRDQGKQVEVVYLNGSVELAPLVGLADAIVDLVETGRTLKENGLVIHEVIAPITTRMVANRMSFRLKGEAIDRVTQALQRVVGGGDSC, translated from the coding sequence ATGATGGAACCGCTTACCATTGCCTTATCCAAGGGGCGGATTCTGCCGCAGACGGTTGCCCTGTTCCGCCGGGCGGGTCTGGAGGTTCCCGAGGATCTGGACGAATCCCGAAAGCTGATCCTCCCGAGCGCAGACGGACGGCTTCAGTTTATTCTTGCGAAACCTGTGGATGTGCCGACCTATGTGGAATATGGTGCCGCGGATCTGGGAGTTGTCGGGAAAGATGTGCTATTGGAGGCTCGGCGAAATTTGTACGAGCTTCTCGATCTCGGCATTGGCCGTTGCCGCATGTGCCTGTGTGGGCTGCCGGATCTGGTGTGGCGGACTCACCGGGTGGCCAGCAAATATCCGCACATTGCGGCGGATTACTTTCGCGACCAGGGTAAGCAGGTCGAGGTGGTGTACCTCAACGGCTCGGTGGAATTGGCGCCCTTGGTCGGGCTGGCTGATGCCATTGTGGATTTGGTGGAGACGGGGCGCACCTTGAAAGAGAACGGGCTGGTGATTCACGAGGTGATCGCGCCCATTACGACGCGGATGGTGGCGAACCGCATGAGTTTTCGCCTCAAAGGGGAAGCCATCGATCGGGTGACCCAAGCGCTTCAGAGGGTTGTTGGCGGGGGGGATTCGTGTTGA